One Maribacter cobaltidurans genomic window carries:
- a CDS encoding serine hydrolase domain-containing protein → MVKNRIKQMLRILFIAVSIGSLYFVPWILVKAWILPLPDTVQEQVDEAIGHGFDGMIVYVQQGDKPPEFYVGGWKDRDKKIPADPKALFKIASISKLYTAVSIAKLAKNNQLSLDETLADYFPELVGRIENAEKITLRLMVQHRSGIPNFTDNPTYWENEQENGKKALEFAVDLPANFEPNEDYGYSNTNYLLLRQIIEKVTGNSHEQYIKEKILIPLGLKNTFFSLNEVDLDNVVSGYYVGVDKDFKTNENGMLATAEDVGIFLRALNDGSVFKEGEQEIYSSIYEYEHGGLVPGYQSLAEYHEDIDTVVVQFINTTDFEGYEWNLSEIVINRIVKLVSRNSK, encoded by the coding sequence ATGGTGAAGAACCGAATAAAACAAATGCTTAGAATACTATTTATTGCTGTAAGTATTGGCTCATTGTACTTCGTGCCATGGATTTTGGTCAAGGCATGGATTTTACCGTTGCCCGATACGGTTCAGGAACAAGTGGATGAGGCCATCGGCCACGGATTTGATGGTATGATTGTCTACGTGCAGCAAGGAGACAAACCACCAGAATTCTACGTAGGCGGTTGGAAAGACCGCGACAAGAAAATACCGGCCGACCCAAAAGCGCTGTTCAAGATTGCCAGTATCAGCAAGTTGTATACGGCCGTTTCAATTGCCAAACTAGCCAAAAACAACCAGTTGTCCTTGGATGAAACGCTTGCTGACTACTTTCCGGAACTTGTGGGGAGAATTGAAAATGCGGAAAAGATAACCCTTAGGTTAATGGTACAACATAGAAGCGGTATTCCAAATTTTACCGATAATCCCACGTATTGGGAAAACGAACAGGAAAATGGTAAAAAGGCACTGGAATTCGCTGTCGATCTGCCCGCCAATTTTGAACCTAATGAAGACTATGGCTATTCAAACACGAATTATTTGTTGCTTCGTCAAATCATCGAAAAAGTGACTGGGAATAGTCATGAGCAATACATCAAAGAGAAAATTCTGATTCCCCTTGGACTAAAAAATACGTTCTTTTCACTTAACGAAGTGGATTTGGATAATGTGGTGAGCGGCTATTATGTAGGCGTTGACAAAGATTTTAAGACCAATGAAAACGGAATGTTGGCCACTGCAGAGGACGTAGGCATTTTTCTTAGGGCATTGAACGATGGTTCCGTGTTCAAAGAGGGCGAACAGGAAATTTATTCCTCTATTTATGAGTACGAGCATGGAGGCCTGGTTCCCGGTTATCAGAGTCTTGCAGAGTACCATGAAGATATCGATACTGTGGTGGTTCAATTTATAAACACAACCGATTTTGAGGGATATGAATGGAATTTATCGGAGATTGTAATTAATCGTATTGTAAAGTTGGTTAGTCGAAATTCCAAATAA
- a CDS encoding APC family permease has protein sequence MTDTKPKKLSRQMGILALTATGVCSMLGASINVVPFMIQRNVPGIGPYVLPAFAFAAIPALFAALAYGILGSAMPRAGGSYIYASRGLNPYLGFVASFSQWFGLSIVIGVIAYVTVPFIRDVTLALGWQGISNSLEIGWIRVSIALALIWSFVAINIKGVRSYERILLPMMFLMFALGGIVIVSGLIYDSSDFLTALQEKTGNTFEPIKSIAFDWRVFLSAAALLFSSFIGFDSIAQAGGEAKNPTKALPTAILLAIFGVGLFYFLFAASVYHIVPWSFVAQEALEKDISAPGLLSYVLPSGLGIAILAGAAIALINDLPAMLLSVSRLMFAWAKDGIFPKAVSRIHPKNHTPHIALLVAGGMASIGVLGSHFAGDFFLGIDIMVTSMMVNFLLMCITLVSIHSINPNIANGISVIKNRNWQLCIGWLGIISLTAFLIIHTYKDLTTSASAWYFHSTPIWLIVMGLASGIFAYNWGRLKKNKTDIATRFLKLPEE, from the coding sequence ATGACCGATACCAAGCCTAAAAAACTATCCCGCCAAATGGGAATTCTGGCCCTTACGGCGACAGGTGTCTGCTCCATGTTAGGTGCCTCGATCAACGTGGTGCCCTTTATGATCCAACGCAATGTACCCGGCATTGGCCCCTATGTATTGCCGGCCTTTGCTTTTGCCGCAATACCGGCGCTATTTGCAGCTTTGGCCTATGGTATATTGGGGTCCGCCATGCCAAGAGCAGGAGGTAGTTACATTTATGCGAGTCGGGGTCTCAATCCCTACTTGGGTTTTGTGGCCAGTTTTTCACAATGGTTCGGGCTATCGATTGTTATTGGTGTTATTGCCTATGTGACCGTTCCGTTTATAAGGGATGTAACTTTGGCTTTGGGCTGGCAGGGCATATCCAATAGTTTGGAAATCGGATGGATCCGGGTATCCATTGCCTTGGCCCTTATTTGGTCCTTTGTGGCTATCAATATTAAGGGTGTAAGAAGCTATGAGCGTATTTTACTACCCATGATGTTTTTGATGTTCGCTTTGGGCGGGATTGTAATTGTCTCGGGATTGATTTACGACTCCTCTGATTTTCTAACCGCACTACAAGAAAAAACAGGAAATACTTTTGAACCCATAAAAAGCATCGCTTTTGACTGGCGTGTATTTCTATCGGCCGCAGCCTTATTATTTTCCAGTTTTATCGGGTTCGATTCCATTGCGCAAGCGGGCGGGGAGGCCAAAAACCCGACAAAAGCTTTACCTACCGCCATTCTATTGGCCATTTTTGGCGTAGGTCTTTTTTACTTTTTATTTGCCGCTTCGGTTTACCATATTGTGCCATGGAGTTTTGTTGCCCAAGAGGCCTTGGAAAAGGATATATCCGCACCGGGCCTATTGAGCTATGTTTTGCCCTCTGGTTTGGGAATCGCTATTTTAGCTGGGGCCGCCATTGCCCTGATCAATGATTTGCCTGCCATGCTCTTGTCCGTCTCCAGATTAATGTTCGCCTGGGCAAAAGATGGTATTTTTCCAAAGGCTGTTTCACGGATACACCCTAAAAACCATACTCCGCACATTGCCCTTTTAGTAGCTGGTGGTATGGCCAGCATCGGGGTTTTGGGATCTCATTTTGCCGGGGACTTCTTTTTGGGCATCGACATTATGGTGACCTCAATGATGGTCAATTTCTTGTTGATGTGTATCACTTTAGTGTCCATCCACAGCATCAATCCCAATATAGCCAATGGAATCTCGGTCATAAAAAATAGAAACTGGCAATTGTGTATCGGTTGGCTGGGCATTATTAGCCTAACCGCATTTTTAATCATTCATACTTATAAAGATCTCACCACTAGTGCCAGTGCCTGGTATTTTCACTCTACCCCTATTTGGTTGATCGTTATGGGCTTGGCCAGTGGTATCTTTGCGTATAATTGGGGCCGCTTAAAGAAGAACAAAACCGATATTGCAACACGATTTTTAAAACTCCCTGAAGAATAA
- a CDS encoding DUF4386 domain-containing protein, translating into MVNTEQKQLIKTARITGVWYLIMAISGILGFIVFHFQIFVSGNPEQTLTNLVELESTARIRLLLEFAIVISQALTAVWFFKLFKGDYEWEAWTLGIWGIVNALAIMISAISIASAMGIANSDISAIQDKVLLIQVFQNIISNAWGIGGLFFGLWLFPMGYMVIKSKRMPVWLGRVIILGGIGYLVSTVIRYAGIDLSFNSFLTLPATIGEFWMIGYLLIFGIRPIKDW; encoded by the coding sequence ATGGTAAATACAGAACAAAAACAATTGATTAAAACTGCGCGAATCACTGGCGTTTGGTATTTAATAATGGCTATTTCAGGAATCTTAGGGTTTATTGTCTTTCATTTCCAAATATTTGTGTCCGGCAATCCTGAACAGACGCTAACGAATTTAGTAGAATTAGAATCTACAGCAAGAATTAGGTTGCTATTAGAGTTTGCTATCGTAATATCCCAGGCCCTTACCGCAGTTTGGTTTTTCAAATTATTTAAAGGTGATTATGAATGGGAAGCTTGGACTCTGGGTATTTGGGGAATTGTAAACGCTTTAGCCATTATGATAAGTGCAATTTCAATCGCCTCCGCAATGGGTATAGCAAATTCTGATATAAGTGCTATTCAAGACAAGGTGTTACTAATTCAGGTTTTTCAAAATATAATTTCTAATGCTTGGGGTATCGGTGGTCTTTTCTTTGGGCTTTGGCTGTTTCCCATGGGATACATGGTAATCAAATCTAAAAGAATGCCAGTCTGGTTAGGAAGAGTTATTATTTTAGGAGGAATAGGCTATCTAGTTTCCACCGTTATCCGCTACGCAGGAATTGATCTTAGCTTCAATAGCTTTCTTACGCTACCAGCAACCATTGGAGAATTTTGGATGATAGGTTATTTATTAATTTTTGGAATACGACCTATAAAAGATTGGTAA
- a CDS encoding DUF6090 family protein, with the protein MKLFRKIRQKLVAENKFRNYLLYAIGEIVLVVIGILIALQINNWNQAKKDDNALKEYLVKIKSHTIEDLYKLDSLSRGRTKIADLCKKARISILDKTEDENLFLFMGSGFAFADLYFKPNTGGYEALKNSEYFGKINNTPLDSLLTRYHSLIDEIAASENSYNEYAKSQQAYLSTQFDRSLMLAYAFVPPDSLKIRATTQAEYFEEFAAYTSSAPYRNVISLVAWQFDTMIVLYGQLKDIGENVIEEIDAITND; encoded by the coding sequence ATGAAATTATTTCGAAAAATTAGACAGAAGCTCGTTGCCGAAAACAAATTTCGTAACTATCTATTGTATGCCATTGGCGAAATAGTTCTGGTGGTCATAGGAATTTTGATTGCCTTACAAATCAACAATTGGAATCAAGCCAAGAAGGATGACAATGCCTTAAAAGAGTATTTAGTGAAGATCAAGTCCCACACAATAGAAGACCTTTATAAACTGGACTCTTTATCAAGGGGTAGAACAAAAATAGCTGATCTCTGTAAAAAGGCCCGCATTAGCATCTTGGATAAAACGGAAGACGAGAATCTTTTTCTCTTTATGGGCAGTGGGTTCGCCTTTGCAGATTTGTATTTTAAACCGAATACCGGTGGGTATGAAGCTTTAAAAAATTCCGAATATTTTGGTAAGATCAACAATACGCCATTGGATTCCCTTTTGACCAGATACCATAGTTTAATAGACGAAATTGCAGCAAGCGAAAATAGTTATAATGAGTATGCAAAAAGTCAGCAAGCGTATCTTTCCACTCAGTTCGATAGGTCTTTGATGCTCGCTTACGCATTTGTACCCCCAGATTCCCTAAAAATAAGGGCGACAACGCAAGCTGAGTATTTTGAGGAGTTTGCAGCATATACATCTTCTGCTCCCTATAGAAACGTCATTAGTTTAGTAGCCTGGCAGTTTGATACTATGATTGTTTTGTATGGTCAATTAAAAGATATAGGTGAAAACGTCATCGAGGAAATAGATGCGATTACCAATGATTAA
- a CDS encoding CPBP family intramembrane glutamic endopeptidase: MSNEPKNQKKVRITILLFLGILTLLSAICYYAILRLNPTSIYVGALMMCPALSAFITLKLMKRPISSLPWGLKHIKYLRLSYLIPVAYITLSYIVIWVFGFGDLVNQETMVEWSQELGMEGFSSTAILLTMIVLLSIVGVIKNIGSTLGEEIGWRGFFIYELRKLFSFGTVSIISGLIWAIWHWPIIFLIYKGSGSLLLHITAFTVMIVAISVILAYYTFKSNSLWPAALFHSVHNIFIQKIFTPLTITNDSSTFWIDEYGLMLPIITTIFAFYFWRKAKVENL, translated from the coding sequence ATGAGTAACGAACCAAAAAACCAGAAAAAAGTCCGGATAACGATACTGTTGTTTTTGGGGATTTTGACCTTGCTAAGTGCTATCTGTTATTATGCAATACTGAGATTGAACCCTACAAGCATCTATGTCGGGGCTTTAATGATGTGCCCTGCACTTTCCGCCTTCATTACATTGAAGCTAATGAAAAGACCCATTTCAAGTCTTCCTTGGGGTTTGAAACACATAAAATACTTGCGCCTATCCTATTTGATTCCGGTAGCCTATATCACGCTTTCCTATATAGTGATTTGGGTTTTTGGTTTTGGTGACCTAGTCAATCAGGAAACCATGGTCGAATGGTCGCAAGAGTTAGGTATGGAAGGTTTCAGTAGTACTGCTATACTATTGACAATGATTGTTCTCTTATCTATTGTTGGTGTTATAAAGAACATCGGTTCTACATTGGGCGAGGAAATAGGCTGGCGCGGATTTTTTATTTACGAACTTCGAAAACTATTTTCCTTTGGCACTGTTTCTATAATTAGTGGACTAATTTGGGCGATATGGCATTGGCCAATTATCTTTTTGATATACAAGGGAAGTGGAAGCCTCTTGCTTCATATTACAGCCTTTACCGTAATGATAGTGGCAATTTCGGTCATTTTGGCCTACTATACTTTTAAATCTAACAGCTTGTGGCCTGCGGCACTATTTCATTCCGTGCACAATATATTCATACAAAAGATCTTCACGCCCTTGACCATAACAAATGATAGCAGTACTTTTTGGATAGATGAATATGGGTTAATGCTACCAATTATCACTACGATATTTGCCTTTTATTTTTGGCGAAAGGCGAAAGTTGAGAACTTATAA
- a CDS encoding VPS10 domain-containing protein: MKVNVFTTVLLALFCLSLASAQQIDFSTLKNLNIRNVGPANMSGRITAIDVVTDNPKIMYVGAASGGVWKSENGGSAWKPVFDDEPTQNIGALAIQQSYPNVVWVGTGEGNPRNSMNLGMGVFKSTDGGLTWKHMGLESTKAIHRILVDPKNPNVVYVGAMGDPFTANADRGLFKTVDGGQHWEKMLFTNEKSGVADMVMDPTNPNRIFVAMYEHERTPYYFTSGGKGSGLYLTTDSGKSWKKLNEKNGLPSGDLGRIGLAIAPSEPNRMYAKIEAKKNAIYRSDDGGSSWKMINDNPKFANNRPFYFQDLAVDSEDADRVYNIYQPLSVSYDGAATFDTIPMIPADETKGIHADFHAFWVNPKDAKHFIIGGDGGLGITYDHGKSWYFPETIPVAQFYHVGVDNDRPYNVYGGMQDNGNWSGPAYTWKRGGIRTLYWQYLVGGDGFDISPDLDNSRFGYGSSQNGNLYRYDKLTGYYVSIQPPAPDLNTILRFNWNAGFARDPFNPDAAYYGSQFVHYTEDKGATWQVISPDLTTNNPDYQKKDYGGLTLDVSGAERYSSILTIAPSPKNKEVVWVGTDDGQVQLTKDGGETWVNLTPNVGQLPEEGWIAQIEASRYDVGTAWMVVNNYRKGDYEPYLFKTVDFGKTWQRMVDANTVKGYALSIIQDPVEPNLVFLGTENGLWVSVDEGQTWAQFKNGFPSVSTMDLKIQEPESALIVGTFGRAIWVLDDLLSLREIAGNRIKSGVTAFPMNDAVQVKGLFINPPGNIWTGFHTTFEGENKVFQKTKIPFFISEIRESDSLLKADIFDAQNNKINSVQTKDLEEGLNYLIWKLDEKASSLPGSWSDDFSRDIPVLPGEYSIVVQYGSSTDTTKVKVIPDPRFDVDPEVDRELYAYRKAADTEVAMLSEKLKTIDEKIKQVEKLSKQLEGNSDKVNKSLEKKINAMKQALKDLRAKGQTPRPERQVGAWQSFETSPYSKIREVLNIAAAQTRVPSQQHQEILKQAKMLISDFSTEVDRFMKKEWPSFESEIKKSNLKW, encoded by the coding sequence ATGAAAGTTAACGTATTTACAACGGTCCTATTGGCCCTATTTTGTTTAAGCTTGGCAAGTGCGCAACAAATCGATTTCTCAACCCTTAAAAACCTAAACATACGCAATGTAGGTCCTGCGAATATGAGCGGAAGGATAACGGCCATTGACGTCGTGACCGATAACCCCAAAATCATGTATGTAGGTGCGGCATCTGGTGGGGTATGGAAATCCGAAAATGGAGGTTCTGCCTGGAAACCTGTTTTTGACGACGAACCAACCCAGAATATTGGTGCATTGGCCATTCAACAAAGCTACCCTAATGTGGTCTGGGTGGGAACGGGGGAAGGAAATCCAAGAAATTCCATGAACCTAGGTATGGGTGTTTTTAAAAGTACCGACGGCGGACTTACTTGGAAACATATGGGCCTTGAAAGTACTAAGGCTATCCATAGAATCCTCGTTGACCCCAAAAATCCTAATGTTGTTTATGTAGGTGCCATGGGAGATCCTTTTACGGCAAATGCAGATAGGGGACTTTTTAAAACCGTAGATGGCGGACAACATTGGGAGAAAATGCTATTTACAAATGAAAAATCGGGAGTTGCAGATATGGTGATGGACCCAACAAATCCGAATCGAATTTTTGTGGCCATGTATGAACATGAACGTACACCCTACTATTTCACTTCTGGGGGAAAAGGTTCGGGACTTTACCTAACAACCGATTCGGGAAAAAGTTGGAAAAAATTGAATGAAAAGAATGGGTTGCCCTCAGGTGATTTAGGACGTATCGGGTTGGCAATTGCCCCTTCGGAGCCCAATAGAATGTATGCCAAGATAGAGGCGAAAAAGAATGCCATCTATCGTAGCGATGATGGTGGCAGCAGTTGGAAAATGATCAATGATAATCCCAAGTTTGCCAATAACCGACCGTTTTACTTTCAGGATTTGGCAGTCGATTCGGAAGATGCCGACCGGGTCTATAACATTTACCAACCTTTATCCGTCAGTTATGATGGGGCGGCAACTTTTGATACCATCCCAATGATACCGGCTGATGAAACTAAGGGAATCCATGCGGATTTTCACGCGTTTTGGGTGAATCCCAAGGATGCGAAGCATTTTATAATCGGTGGTGATGGCGGTTTGGGTATTACTTACGACCATGGAAAAAGTTGGTATTTTCCAGAGACCATTCCCGTGGCGCAATTTTATCATGTGGGTGTGGATAATGACCGCCCATATAATGTGTACGGAGGTATGCAGGACAATGGCAACTGGTCCGGACCGGCATATACATGGAAACGCGGAGGTATACGTACCCTGTATTGGCAATATTTGGTGGGGGGCGATGGTTTTGACATTTCACCCGACCTCGATAATTCCCGTTTTGGCTATGGTTCCTCACAAAATGGAAACTTGTATCGGTACGATAAATTGACGGGATATTATGTGAGTATTCAACCCCCGGCACCCGACCTAAATACCATACTTCGTTTTAACTGGAATGCGGGTTTTGCTAGGGACCCCTTCAATCCCGACGCTGCTTATTATGGATCGCAATTTGTTCATTATACTGAAGACAAAGGGGCTACTTGGCAAGTTATTTCTCCAGATTTGACAACTAACAATCCAGACTATCAAAAAAAGGACTATGGGGGACTCACCTTGGATGTATCGGGTGCCGAACGATATTCCTCTATTTTAACGATAGCCCCAAGTCCGAAAAACAAGGAAGTGGTTTGGGTAGGAACCGACGACGGTCAAGTTCAATTAACCAAAGATGGTGGCGAGACCTGGGTCAACTTAACGCCTAATGTTGGGCAATTACCTGAGGAAGGATGGATCGCCCAAATTGAAGCTTCCCGATACGATGTAGGTACTGCTTGGATGGTCGTAAACAATTACAGAAAAGGTGATTACGAGCCCTATCTTTTTAAAACGGTCGATTTTGGAAAAACATGGCAGCGAATGGTCGATGCCAATACGGTGAAAGGCTATGCTTTAAGTATTATCCAGGATCCTGTAGAACCCAATTTAGTATTTCTGGGAACAGAAAATGGATTGTGGGTCAGTGTGGATGAAGGACAAACCTGGGCCCAGTTTAAAAATGGATTTCCTTCCGTTTCCACCATGGATTTAAAGATTCAGGAACCGGAGTCGGCTTTGATCGTTGGAACTTTTGGACGGGCTATTTGGGTGTTGGACGATTTGCTATCCTTACGGGAAATTGCAGGGAACCGAATAAAATCGGGTGTTACTGCATTCCCCATGAACGATGCCGTTCAGGTAAAAGGCTTGTTCATTAACCCCCCGGGAAATATTTGGACCGGTTTCCATACCACCTTTGAGGGCGAGAACAAGGTGTTTCAAAAAACAAAGATTCCATTTTTTATATCCGAAATACGGGAGAGTGACAGCCTTTTAAAGGCCGATATTTTTGATGCTCAAAACAACAAAATCAATTCGGTACAAACCAAGGATTTAGAAGAAGGGCTTAACTATTTGATTTGGAAGTTGGATGAGAAAGCGAGTTCCTTACCAGGTTCATGGTCGGATGATTTTTCTCGGGATATCCCGGTGTTGCCCGGTGAATACTCCATCGTAGTGCAATATGGTTCTTCAACGGATACTACGAAAGTAAAGGTTATTCCTGACCCAAGATTTGATGTAGATCCCGAAGTAGATCGTGAACTATATGCCTATCGGAAAGCTGCTGATACGGAAGTGGCTATGTTATCCGAAAAATTGAAAACTATTGATGAAAAGATAAAGCAGGTGGAGAAATTATCAAAGCAGCTTGAAGGTAACTCTGATAAAGTTAATAAATCCTTGGAGAAAAAAATCAATGCAATGAAGCAGGCCTTAAAAGACTTGCGGGCAAAAGGGCAGACCCCAAGACCGGAAAGGCAAGTAGGGGCATGGCAATCCTTTGAAACCTCGCCCTATTCCAAAATTAGGGAAGTATTGAATATTGCTGCGGCCCAGACCCGTGTGCCATCACAACAGCATCAAGAGATTTTGAAACAGGCGAAGATGTTGATTTCAGATTTTTCAACTGAGGTAGACCGTTTTATGAAAAAGGAGTGGCCATCTTTTGAAAGCGAGATCAAAAAATCAAATCTGAAATGGTAG
- a CDS encoding aldo/keto reductase — MRTTIQLADGLEISRVITGLWQIADMERDGTTLDPLATSKYMQPYLDAGLTSFDMADHYGSSEIIAGTFKKSLDDKNQVQLFTKWVPKPGKITREDVREAVNTALDRMQQSSIDLMQFHAWYYPDASWLDGLFYLKELQEEGLIKHLGVTNFDAAHLRIALASGIPIVSNQICHSLIDQRAMGKMADVCKEYGVKLLAFGTLAGGFLTDKWLGKPEPSQEALTTWSQMKYKRFIDAAGGWQPYQNVLQTVKNIAEKHHASIANIATRYILENPAVAAVIVGARLGESEHIQDNRSMLDINLDSADLDAIKTALKAFQMIPGDCGDEYRKPPFLTASGDLSDHLETIPKAFTPIKTGNHREQIFSGTEWEAYAGYCRAVKINNRIHVSGTTATHGSKMIGGNDPAAQTHFIIDKIEGVITSFGGTLADVVRTRIFVNQLKDWESVAYAHGERFNGINPANTLVEAKLVGDGYLVEIEAEAVLS; from the coding sequence ATGCGAACAACAATACAATTAGCTGATGGTTTAGAAATTTCAAGAGTTATTACCGGACTCTGGCAAATAGCCGATATGGAGCGTGATGGCACTACCCTGGATCCATTGGCCACCTCAAAATATATGCAACCCTATTTGGATGCCGGACTCACTTCTTTTGATATGGCCGACCATTACGGATCTAGCGAAATTATTGCGGGTACGTTTAAAAAAAGCTTGGATGACAAAAACCAAGTGCAGTTATTTACCAAATGGGTCCCCAAACCCGGTAAGATTACCCGGGAAGACGTTCGGGAAGCGGTAAACACCGCTTTGGATAGAATGCAACAGTCTTCTATTGACCTGATGCAGTTTCACGCGTGGTACTATCCGGATGCCAGTTGGTTGGATGGTCTTTTTTATCTGAAGGAATTGCAGGAAGAAGGTCTTATTAAACATTTGGGCGTTACCAACTTTGATGCCGCCCATTTACGAATAGCCTTGGCCAGCGGTATCCCAATTGTAAGCAATCAAATTTGCCATTCCTTGATAGATCAACGTGCCATGGGTAAAATGGCAGATGTTTGCAAAGAATACGGTGTAAAATTATTGGCCTTTGGTACCTTGGCCGGTGGATTTTTAACCGATAAATGGTTAGGAAAACCAGAACCTTCACAAGAAGCATTGACCACGTGGTCACAAATGAAATATAAGCGCTTTATTGATGCTGCAGGAGGATGGCAACCGTATCAAAACGTATTGCAGACCGTAAAGAACATTGCTGAAAAACACCATGCGTCTATCGCCAATATCGCCACAAGATACATCCTTGAGAATCCGGCCGTAGCTGCCGTAATCGTTGGAGCTAGACTGGGTGAAAGCGAGCATATCCAGGACAACAGAAGCATGTTGGACATCAACTTGGACTCTGCCGATTTAGATGCTATTAAAACCGCTCTGAAAGCCTTTCAAATGATACCGGGCGACTGCGGGGACGAATATAGAAAACCACCGTTCTTGACCGCATCCGGAGACCTCAGCGATCACTTGGAAACCATTCCGAAAGCTTTTACCCCTATTAAAACAGGTAATCATCGCGAACAGATTTTTAGCGGAACCGAATGGGAAGCATACGCAGGGTATTGCAGGGCCGTGAAAATAAACAACCGTATTCATGTGTCTGGTACAACGGCCACGCATGGCAGTAAAATGATCGGAGGTAACGACCCCGCCGCGCAGACGCATTTCATTATTGACAAGATAGAAGGCGTCATCACTTCTTTTGGTGGCACGCTGGCCGATGTGGTTCGTACCCGAATTTTTGTAAACCAACTAAAGGATTGGGAGTCCGTAGCATATGCCCATGGTGAACGGTTCAACGGTATCAATCCGGCAAATACCTTGGTGGAGGCCAAATTGGTAGGCGATGGTTATTTGGTGGAGATTGAAGCGGAGGCGGTTCTATCCTAA